From Dermochelys coriacea isolate rDerCor1 chromosome 8, rDerCor1.pri.v4, whole genome shotgun sequence, the proteins below share one genomic window:
- the LEXM gene encoding lymphocyte expansion molecule gives MGTGGIEPEAPPCNGLPGSTAFMGTERQQVYGVVIAAVFRSCATGGGGAPSIPREQRMEVKGFTGAPFGTQTVRFDVSAVYPKCKKPGTYTQAPYCKKVSSELGRKIGPGTYNIDHGSFSSSVLHVKASNSGWAKAEEPARLTQMPHFNFKETLKKRKYLKEKLGPGTYNIKDFLQETRPSSIKGVCDTGEERFRDCIRDCHPGPGTYGKNGNPYALIAEKERRSANSQGIMDSKAEKSVLPTAAGSGLGPATYNLKNSTDEMLKRVVSIRGPYDTFTGDRSKPIICGHYAVERKCIKLGPSNVKSFVEELDTKERKKNGVFSTLARNPGCSTERIFWATLSQCPRTTYAVGPGSYDPKPVERSEYFNQPPFWSSAKRVDRKAYRLFIGNTNPVGVGRYDITKQEKCKWNTRYRSLYQCETHRYLSNLEQDAYLLQRINPVNRGHWNNLVSAASDPDTSAQAIAATSN, from the exons ATGGGTACAGGAGGCATTGAGCCAGAGGCCCCCCCGTGCAATGGGTTGCCTGGAAGCACCGCCTTCATGGGAACAGAAAGGCAACAAGTGTATGGGGTTGTCATAGCAGCAGTGTTCCGAAGCTGtgccactgggggggggggtgctccctccatccccaggGAGCAGAGAATGGAAGTAAAGGGCTTTACAGGTGCCCCCTTCGGCACTCAGACAGTCAG ATTTGATGTGTCAGCCGTTTATCCAAAGTGTAAGAAACCTGGTACATACACACAGGCGCCCTACTGCAAAAAGGTCTCTTCAGAGTTG GGAAGAAAGATAGGCCCAGGCACCTACAATATTGACCATGGAAGCTTTAGCTCCTCTGTGCTGCATGTGAAGGCTTCAAATTCTGGCTGGGCCAAAGCAGAGGAACCGGCACGACTTACCCAGATGCCCCATTTTAATTTTAAGGAGACATTGAAGAAACGCAAGTATCTG aaagaaaaactgggCCCAGGAACTTACAACATCAAAGATTTTCTGCAAGAAACCCGACCTTCAAGTATCAAAGGTGTTTGTGACACTGGAGAAGAGAGGTTTAGAGACTGCATTAGG GATTGCCATCCTGGCCCTGGGACTTACGGCAAGAATGGAAACCCTTATGCCCTGATTGCGGAGAAGGAGAGACGCTCGGCAAACTCTCAAGGGATAATGGACAGCAAAGCCGAAAAATCTGTCTTACCTACTGCTGCG GGGAGTGGTTTGGGGCCAGCCACCTACAATCTTAAAAACAGTACAGACGAGATGTTGAAACGTGTGGTCAGTATTCGCGGCCCATATGACACCTTCACAGGAGACAGGTCAAAGCCTATTATCTGCGGCCATTACGCTGTGGAA AGGAAATGCATCAAGCTCGGCCCCAGCAATGTCAAGAGCTTTGTGGAAGAGCTGGACAccaaggagagaaagaaaaatggtgTTTTCAGCACCCTCGCTCGGAACCCCGGCTGCTCCACGGAGCGGATCTTCTGGGCCACACTCAGCCAGTGTCCACGCACCACG TATGCTGTAGGGCCAGGCTCATATGATCCAAAACCCGTGGAGCGATCAGAATACTTCAATCAACCTCCATTTTGGTCATCTGCAAAAAGGGTTGACAGGAAAGCATACCGCCTCTTTATTGGAAACACG AACCCAGTTGGTGTTGGTCGCTATGACATCACAAAACAAGAAAAGTGCAAGTGGAATACTAGATACCGGTCACTTTACCAGTGTGAAACACACCGTTATCTGAGTAACCTGGAACAGGATGCATACTTACT ACAGCGGATCAACCCTGTTAATAGagggcattggaacaatttggtTTCTGCTGCAAGTGATCCAGATACCTCTGCACAAGCTATTGCTGCTACTTCAAACTAA